A stretch of Linepithema humile isolate Giens D197 chromosome 3, Lhum_UNIL_v1.0, whole genome shotgun sequence DNA encodes these proteins:
- the LOC105670379 gene encoding uncharacterized protein → MPKKGTRHVRESGNTRSAQQQQQQQPPHPAAAATATATPTATPAATPIATTTATATAIIPEAAATTTAKHFRSVHIGVTNGKRWLSLKKRLGLTTDEDVAVYLLDLAESAAPNRHMCSHIRITHICRQEDKCNGAENSKPVKDHNEEAVKIENSNEKEEEEGKSGIRKSLHKQDNLVSDTAETHPVDAISESVPSEMPENVVKLHVRHSSRSKHHKSKTRHHKDKRKKRRHSRNGTTEDTCAGSQESERISENASDAQNGLVESKEPSNCETTMASSESSAKLKLGVESSGISRSKDVESATTKTDVGSVRFISDVNNTTSSDNIRCNAKATDGASGKSAKDTLEDNRTVDLQLGDATASSVPKRACDTEVSDKDVEYSNPAFPDDPAEAQVADAQVADAQVADESEKKSKTSATRHVESQKHKNATSGNASKNGESKDAENRKLKKKRKRPRHDAQVREKNVANDTAKNNTSDEAAFKHRRKKHKHTNDHRTKKYHDVRKAPQDGIVKEENHAQDAPAPEGESESSTGGSGKTDEEAKETSVITEPQRLAIKIKLCQECNSRHLQDACPLTCPQYTIVDTISYDQWLNKHKKNTEMMKAVRSVDPMSEGYGRPRTDDNFESDDESLTSGEQCKSKSKVQREEKQLVVDADRPLYARDSLPDCFELKITNTDHGLGIYAKKPVPMYAKLGPLVGTPVREMDIPDDFSMRHIWEIDNNGKSAFISTTDPLKSNWIRYLRPAETKEKRSVTLVTKHGQLHLITTMSILSGMELTYWTDSPPWMRKNKIDKTNCGGCNLNFAHPLYYRLHCCIFHDTNYSLTIRKYHCKVCGAAVLGKDNIMKHAAELHSGRGAYQCQYCKKFFLRLNYLEMHRTYGCAQNPQRSRPLCDFCGRKFCQPQKLKVHIKRMHSDMSEVLKEFQCKACLKLLGSRAALQRHMKEVHHKDVIAAATCDRCGKMFQNKSNLKIHMLTHSGVKPFKCKENGCRAAFTTKQCLQFHYKKVHGLTEDRMPKIERSVAYTFDAYSGGLIEDVRKYSCGSTANTSRRNSQDNSNSLPSLDDCSSESNSRVEAPTAKSVHNTIINSFQNETSAEQQEIAIQVPTPLPQTTTSLAVQVPTPLSQTTTSLSGGLNGATMENVRAEVDLYGTSRMQSKGSKKWLGEFSAPSTSDIATITPTHLPAVSAPSSDVYDFEDRKDSDSEKTISRTSTTGLIDSNKLSGLSVYPRTESANASLLVEAALDAAERDIGAVSSPILEDNDREANLYTISSQLQSPIPQSRSPNHLDSYIQQQEGLMSPAPPSDDRHTPPSHLHVDYHLHRPVEYINASRTHNIEQYLHHEELPRVSSPSYIHNQLQSPIPQSRSPNHLDSYIQQQEDLVSPSATPNPPRYQDVHHHHHQVRTDNLSSDEGESVVQNLSLSVKEKALQLDLSSTSYKYELEQDFVRERSNFEPTLVLNSGELQGLDMSARGFHSFGAPVAQNTRYHHHHLYDIGERQTVDLSRTGGYSMSPPPPPPPPPPPPPYPHGDVLRVVSLDLTPGGRHTVDLSLARSHHLHGSSTRIITSPQPPGSTTMHVVPVGTVSDAGEGRILSPPPPLPGYNPSYAVSPAPYHPPRSGYHHYPGYY, encoded by the exons ATGCCGAAGAAGGGCACGCGACATGTGAGAGAGTCGGGAAACACGAGAAGTgctcagcagcagcagcagcagcagccgccgcacccggcggcggcggcgacggctaCGGCTACGCCGACAGCTACGCCGGCAGCTACGCCGATAGCTACGACGACAGCTACGGCGACAGCTATCATCCCGGAAGCGGCAGCAACGACGACGGCGAAGCACTTTCGCAGTGTACACATCGGTGTGACAAACGGCAAGCGCTGGCTGTCGCTGAAGAAACGCCTGGGCTTGACGACGGACGAGGATGTCGCGGTGTACCTTCTGGACCTTGCCGAGTCCGCCGCACCCAACAG GCACATGTGCAGTCACATACGCATAACGCACATATGCAGACAAGAAGATAAGTGCAATGGAGCAGAGAACTCAAAGCCGGTCAAGGATCACAATGAGGAAGCTGTCAAGATTGAAAACTCGaacgagaaagaagaagaggagggaAAGTCTGGTATTCGCAAGAGTTTGCATAAGCAAGATAATCTTGTATCTGACACCGCCGAGACGCATCCAGTTGATGCGATAAGTGAGAGCGTGCCGTCTGAGATGCCGGAGAACGTGGTCAAGTTACACGTACGACACAGTTCGCGGTCGAAGCATCACAAGAGCAAGACGCGGCATCACAAGGACAAGCGGAAGAAACGGCGTCACTCGAGAAACGGTACCACCGAGGATACCTGCGCAGGATCGCAGGAATCCGAGCGCATCAGCGAGAACGCGTCAGACGCGCAAAACGGTTTGGTGGAGAGCAAAGAGCCGAGCAATTGCGAGACGACGATGGCAAGCAGCGAATCGAGCGCAAAGTTAAAGTTAGGCGTAGAGAGCTCCGGAATCAGTAGATCAAAGGACGTTGAATCCGCCACGACCAAGACTGACGTAGGTAGTGTAAGATTTATAAGCGATGTAAATAATACGACGAGTAGCGACAATATCAGGTGCAACGCGAAAGCCACGGACGGCGCGTCCGGCAAATCAGCGAAGGACACCTTAGAGGATAATAGAACCGTCGACCTGCAGCTTGGCGACGCGACGGCGTCGTCTGTGCCAAAGCGCGCCTGCGACACCGAGGTTTCGGACAAGGACGTAGAATATTCAAATCCTGCATTCCCCGACGATCCTGCGGAGGCGCAAGTCGCGGACGCACAAGTCGCGGACGCACAAGTCGCGGACGAATCTGAGAAAAAAAGCAAGACAAGCGCGACGCGTCACGTAGAATCGCAGAAACACAAGAACGCAACGTCCGGCAACGCGTCGAAAAACGGCGAGTCGAAGGACGCGGAGAATCGCAAGCTGAAGAAAAAACGCAAACGACCGCGGCACGACGCGCAAGTTCGAGAGAAGAATGTCGCGAATGACACCGCCAAGAATAACACTTCGGACGAGGCGGCGTTCAAGCACCGGCGAAAGAAGCACAAACACACGAACGATCATCGAACCAAGAAGTACCACGACGTGCGAAAGGCGCCGCAGGATGGCATCGTCAAAGAGGAGAATCACGCACAAGATGCGCCAGCTCCGGAGGGCGAGTCCGAGTCGTCGACGGGCGGATCTGGAAAGACCGACGAAGAGGCGAAGGAGACCAGCGTCATAACTGAGCCGCAGCGACTTGCGATCAAGATCAAGCTGTGTCAGGAGTGCAACAGTCGTCATCTGCAAGACGCGTGTCCCCTGACGTGCCCGCAGTACACGATCGTCGACACGATCTCTTACGACCAGTGGCTGAACAAGCACAAAAAGAACACAGAGATGATGAAGGCCGTCAGGTCGGTGGATCCGATGTCGGAGGGATACGGCCGTCCACGGACGGACGACAATTTCGAGTCGGACGACGAGTCGTTGACGTCCGGCGAACAGTGCAAGAGCAAATCAAAAGTGCAGAGAGAGGAGAAACAACTGGTGGTGGACGCGGATCGGCCGTTATACGCGAGGGACTCCTTGCCGGATTGCTTCGAGCTGAAGATCACGAACACCGATCACGGTCTCGGCATCTACGCCAAAAAGCCGGTCCCGATGTACGCGAAACTGGGGCCGCTTGTCGGCACGCCGGTCCGAGAAATGGACATTCCGGACGATTTCTCAATGCGCCACATTTGGGAG atAGATAATAATGGAAAGAGTGCATTCATCAGTACCACAGATCCGCTGAAGAGCAATTGGATTCGATACTTACGACCAGCTGAGACGAAGGAGAAGAGGAGCGTCACGCTGGTTACCAAGCACGGCCAATTGCACCTCATCACGACGATGAGCATTTTATCAGGGATGGAGCTTACTTATTGGACGGACTCGCCACCGTGGATGCGAAAGAATAAGATAGATAAAACGA ATTGTGGAGGGTGCAATCTTAACTTCGCACACCCATTATATTACCGGCTGCACTGCTGCATCTTTCACGACACGAATTACAGTTTGACGATAAGGAAATACCATTGCAAG GTTTGCGGCGCCGCAGTGCTCGGCAAAGATAACATTATGAAACACGCGGCGGAGTTGCATTCGGGCCGCGGCGCTTATCAATGTCAATACTGCAAGAAGTTCTTCTTGAGACTGAATTATCTAGAAATGCATCGAACTTACGGATGCGCGCAAAATCCGCAGCGGTCGCGTCCGCTGTGCGACTTCTGCGGCCGCAAGTTCTGTCAGCCGCAGAAGCTCAAAGTGCACATCAAGAGGATGCATAGCG ATATGTCCGAAGTGCTCAAGGAATTTCAATGTAAGGCATGCTTAAAGCTCTTGGGTTCCCGCGCAGCTCTGCAGCGGCACATGAAAGAAGTACATCATAAAGACGTCATCGCCGCGGCGACATGCGATCGATGTGGGAAGATGTTTCAGAATAAGAGCAACTTGAAGATACATATGTTGACCCACAGCGGCGTGAAGCCATTTAA gtGTAAAGAAAACGGATGTAGGGCAGCTTTTACCACGAAGCAGTGTCTGCAATTCCATTACAAAAAAGTGCACGGTCTTACGGAGGATAGGATGCCCAAGATTGAGAGATCCGTGGCGTACACTTTCGACGCGTATAGCGGTGGTCTCATTGAAGATGTGCGAAAGTATTCATGCGGAAGCACTGCAAACACCAGCAGAAGAAATTCACAG gATAACAGCAACAGTTTGCCATCTCTGGACGACTGCAGCTCAGAGAGCAACTCGAGAGTCGAGGCACCGACGGCGAAATCCGTTCACAACACCATCATAAATTCATTTCAGAACGAGACGAGTGCGGAACAACAGGAGATTGCCATTCAGGTGCCGACTCCATTACCACAAACGACCACATCTCTCGCTGTCCAGGTGCCGACTCCATTGTCGCAAACGACCACATCTCTATCCGGTGGACTGAACGGCGCGACGATGGAAAATGTCCGGGCGGAGGTCGATTTGTACGGTACATCGAGAATGCAGAGTAAAGGCAGCAAAAAGTGGTTAGGCGAGTTTAGCGCGCCGTCTACGTCCGACATCGCCACGATCACACCAACTCACTTGCCGGCAGTCTCGGCGCCGTCATCTGACGTTTACGATTTCGAAGACAGAAAGGACAGCGACAGCGAGAAGACGATCTCGCGCACCAGTACAACGGGTCTGATAGACAGCAACAAATTGAGTGGATTGAGCGTGTATCCCCGGACGGAGAGCGCGAATGCGAGTCTGCTGGTCGAGGCGGCTCTGGACGCCGCTGAGAGGGACATAGGCGCGGTGTCCAGTCCAATTCTGGAGGACAACGATCGCGAGGCTAATCTGTACACCATCTCGAGTCAGCTGCAGTCGCCGATACCGCAGTCGCGGTCGCCCAATCATCTGGACTCGTACATTCAACAACAGGAGGGTCTGATGTCGCCCGCGCCGCCGTCGGACGATCGGCACACACCGCCTAGTCATCTGCACGTGGATTATCATCTCCACCGGCCGGTCGAATACATCAACGCCTCGCGCACACACAACATCGAGCAGTATCTGCATCACGAGGAGCTTCCGCGTGTCTCGTCGCCAAGTTACATTCACAATCAGCTGCAGTCGCCGATACCGCAGTCACGATCGCCGAATCACCTGGACAGCTACATTCAGCAGCAGGAGGACTTGGTGTCGCCATCGGCCACGCCGAATCCGCCGCGCTACCAAGATGTACATCATCACCATCATCAAGTGCGCACGGACAACTTGTCGAGCGACGAGGGTGAGTCGGTGGTGCAGAATCTCAGTCTGTCCGTGAAGGAGAAGGCGCTGCAGCTGGATCTGTCCTCAACGTCCTACAAGTACGAGCTTGAGCAGGACTTTGTCCGGGAGAGATCCAACTTCGAGCCGACGCTGGTGCTGAACAGCGGCGAACTTCAGGGTCTGGACATGTCGGCACGCGGTTTTCACAGCTTCGGCGCGCCAGTGGCGCAAAACACGCGCTATCATCATCACCATCTGTACGATATCGGCGAGCGGCAGACCGTCGATCTGAGCAGAACCGGCGGCTACTCCatgtcgccgccgccgccaccgccgccaccaccgccgccgccaccttATCCGCACGGCGACGTTCTGCGTGTGGTCAGTCTGGATCTCACGCCCGGCGGCAGACATACCGTCGATCTCAGCCTCGCCAGATCGCATCATCTGCATGGATCCAGCACGCGCATCATCACCAGCCCGCAACCGCCCGGCTCGACCACGATGCACGTAGTGCCCGTAGGGACGGTATCCGATGCCGGCGAGGGTCGGATATTGTCGCCTCCGCCTCCTTTGCCGGGATACAATCCTAGTTACGCTGTGAGTCCGGCGCCGTATCATCCACCGAGATCCGGCTATCAT